A single region of the Variovorax paradoxus genome encodes:
- a CDS encoding mechanosensitive ion channel family protein, whose translation MDRFGIHLEPLNAMLYQVGAFVPRLAIALVVVLAGWLIAKTVRFAVTKALRAINFNVLTERAGLDNFLRQGGWGGDTSSLFGVLAYWLVVLAALLVAFNGLGLSYIADLLGRVVWFVPNLFVALLVLAFGSYFARFVGEAVSSYFRGAQMRDAVLLGQIARYAVMAFVILIALDQIKVGGDIVRESFLVVLAGVVFALALAFGLAGKDWAAAQIERWWPRTPHDKSNTTTTPTIVVEPNKGSSPGERPPR comes from the coding sequence ATGGACCGATTTGGCATTCACCTGGAGCCGCTGAACGCAATGCTCTACCAGGTTGGGGCCTTCGTGCCTCGCCTGGCCATTGCACTCGTCGTGGTGCTCGCCGGTTGGCTCATCGCCAAGACGGTGCGGTTTGCCGTCACCAAGGCATTGCGCGCCATCAACTTCAACGTGCTGACGGAACGCGCCGGTCTGGACAACTTCTTGCGCCAGGGCGGGTGGGGCGGCGACACCAGCAGCCTCTTCGGCGTGCTGGCCTACTGGCTCGTCGTTCTTGCCGCGCTGCTGGTGGCCTTCAACGGCCTGGGGCTGAGCTACATCGCCGACCTGCTCGGGCGCGTGGTGTGGTTCGTGCCGAATCTCTTCGTCGCCTTGCTGGTGCTGGCCTTCGGTTCGTATTTCGCCCGCTTCGTGGGAGAGGCGGTGTCGAGCTACTTTCGCGGCGCGCAGATGCGCGATGCCGTGCTGCTCGGGCAAATTGCGCGCTATGCGGTCATGGCCTTCGTCATCCTGATTGCGCTGGACCAGATCAAGGTGGGCGGCGACATCGTGCGCGAGAGCTTCCTGGTGGTGCTGGCGGGCGTGGTGTTTGCGCTGGCCCTGGCCTTCGGGCTCGCGGGCAAGGACTGGGCCGCGGCGCAGATCGAGCGCTGGTGGCCGCGCACGCCCCACGACAAGAGCAACACCACAACAACACCGACGATCGTCGTCGAGCCCAACAAGGGCAGTTCGCCCGGCGAGCGGCCACCGCGCTGA
- the glgX gene encoding glycogen debranching protein GlgX: MTRSKRPFITAVWPGRPYPRGANWDGEGVNFALFSQHAQGVDLCLFDEKGRHEIQRIPIRERTDGIWHCYLPEARPGLAYGYRVHGPYKPEEGHRFNPHKLLVDPYAKDLIGELRWGDALYGYTVGSKREDLSFDRRDSAPLVPKGRVLETAFTWGDDRRPSIPWQDMVIYELHVRGFTMRHPDVPTELRGTYGGLCCAPVVDYLKRLGVTTVELLPVHSFLNDRHLAEKGLQNYWGYNSLAYFAPEMRYSASGKVKEFKTMVKTLHSAGIEVILDVVYNHTCEGNQLGPTLSMRGVDNASYYIVNAENRRYYDDFTGCGNTVNLEHPHALQLVMDSLRYWAEEMHVDGFRFDLASALARESGKVENLGGFFDAIRQDPTLNRVKLIAEPWDLGHGGYQVGNFPLGWAEWNDRYRDGMRGFWKGDAGVIGEVGKRLTGSEDLYGWSGKQPTASINFITAHDGFTLNDLVSYNDKHNEANGEDNRDGNSHNISWNCGTEGPTDDPAIVALRERQKRNMLATLLLSQGVPMLLAGDERGHTQNGNNNVYCQDNELGWLDWTPTPERQALVTFVERAIALRRAHPSFRRRSFFAGKPSEAESVTDVLWLKPDGAEMRPEDWGDANARCFAMYMSGGGIVDRGPRGEALHDDDFLVLFNAHHDEIKFTLPPAPYGAWRLLLDTASASPPPATEDVAALAPAWSEPAYPLQCRSLVVLSRPDVRP; this comes from the coding sequence ATGACACGCAGCAAACGACCTTTCATCACGGCCGTGTGGCCGGGCCGCCCGTATCCGCGCGGCGCCAATTGGGACGGGGAGGGCGTGAACTTCGCGCTCTTCTCCCAACACGCACAGGGCGTCGACCTGTGCCTTTTCGACGAAAAAGGCCGCCACGAAATCCAGCGCATTCCGATCCGCGAGCGAACCGACGGCATCTGGCACTGCTACCTGCCCGAGGCACGCCCGGGCCTGGCCTACGGCTACCGCGTGCACGGGCCGTACAAGCCCGAAGAGGGGCACCGCTTCAACCCGCACAAGCTGCTGGTCGACCCCTATGCGAAGGACCTGATCGGCGAGCTGCGCTGGGGCGATGCGCTCTATGGCTACACCGTGGGCAGCAAGCGGGAAGACCTGTCGTTCGACCGGCGCGACAGCGCACCGCTCGTGCCCAAGGGCCGCGTGCTCGAAACCGCCTTTACCTGGGGCGACGACCGCCGGCCATCCATACCCTGGCAGGACATGGTCATCTACGAGCTGCACGTGCGCGGCTTCACCATGCGCCATCCCGACGTGCCGACCGAATTGCGCGGCACCTACGGCGGCTTGTGCTGCGCGCCGGTGGTCGACTACCTGAAGCGGCTGGGCGTGACCACCGTGGAGCTTTTGCCGGTGCACAGCTTCCTGAACGACAGGCACCTGGCCGAGAAGGGCCTGCAGAACTATTGGGGCTACAACTCGCTGGCCTACTTCGCACCCGAAATGCGCTACAGCGCCTCCGGCAAGGTGAAGGAGTTCAAGACCATGGTGAAAACGCTGCACTCGGCCGGCATCGAGGTCATTCTCGACGTGGTCTACAACCACACCTGCGAAGGCAACCAGCTGGGGCCGACGCTCTCGATGCGAGGCGTGGACAACGCCTCCTACTACATCGTCAACGCCGAGAACCGGCGCTACTACGACGACTTCACCGGCTGCGGCAACACCGTCAACCTGGAGCATCCGCATGCGCTGCAGCTGGTGATGGATTCGCTGCGCTACTGGGCCGAGGAAATGCATGTCGACGGCTTTCGCTTCGACCTGGCTTCTGCGCTGGCACGCGAGTCGGGCAAGGTCGAAAACCTTGGCGGGTTCTTCGATGCGATCCGGCAGGACCCGACGCTCAACCGCGTCAAGCTCATTGCCGAGCCATGGGACTTGGGCCATGGCGGCTATCAGGTCGGCAACTTTCCGCTGGGCTGGGCCGAATGGAACGACCGCTACCGCGACGGCATGCGCGGCTTCTGGAAGGGCGACGCGGGCGTGATCGGCGAAGTGGGCAAGCGGCTCACCGGCTCCGAAGACCTGTACGGCTGGTCGGGCAAGCAGCCCACTGCGAGCATCAACTTCATTACCGCGCACGACGGCTTCACGCTCAACGACCTGGTCTCCTACAACGACAAGCACAACGAAGCCAACGGCGAAGACAACCGCGACGGCAACAGCCACAACATCTCGTGGAACTGCGGCACGGAAGGGCCGACCGACGACCCCGCGATCGTGGCGCTGCGCGAGCGCCAGAAGCGCAACATGCTGGCCACGCTGCTGCTTTCGCAAGGGGTGCCCATGCTGCTGGCCGGCGACGAGCGCGGCCACACGCAGAACGGCAACAACAACGTCTACTGCCAGGACAACGAGCTCGGCTGGCTCGACTGGACGCCCACGCCCGAGCGGCAGGCGCTGGTCACCTTTGTGGAACGCGCGATCGCGCTCAGGCGCGCGCACCCCTCGTTTCGCAGGCGCAGCTTTTTTGCCGGCAAGCCGAGCGAGGCCGAGAGCGTGACCGACGTGCTCTGGCTCAAGCCCGACGGCGCCGAAATGCGCCCGGAGGACTGGGGCGACGCCAACGCCAGGTGCTTTGCCATGTACATGTCCGGCGGCGGCATCGTCGACCGGGGGCCGCGCGGCGAGGCGCTGCACGACGACGACTTTCTGGTGTTGTTCAACGCGCACCACGACGAGATCAAGTTCACGCTGCCGCCCGCGCCGTACGGCGCATGGCGGCTGCTGCTGGACACCGCCAGCGCCTCGCCACCGCCCGCCACCGAAGACGTGGCCGCGCTTGCGCCCGCGTGGTCGGAGCCCGCCTACCCGCTGCAGTGCCGCTCGCTCGTGGTGCTGAGCCGACCGGATGTACGGCCATGA
- the treZ gene encoding malto-oligosyltrehalose trehalohydrolase: MKRAHRMPFGATVNSNNGGGVDFALWAPSADGITLVHTPAGGADASHAMPRSEDGWHRLTLPDARHGDSYAYRLADGTTIPDPASRYNPDDVHGPSRIVDPHRFEWTDTDWRGRPWHEAVVYELHVGTFTEEGTFEAARERLGELAELGITAIELMPLADFPGARNWGYDGVLQFAPDASYGTPDDLKALVNAAHALGLMVLVDVVYNHFGPEGNYLHACCPEFFNAAERTPWGAAINFDGDKSRTVRDFFMHNALYWVEEFHMDGLRMDAIHAIRDSSEKHIVQEIREALNAGPARERQVHLVLENDANLASLLARDGAGLPVAGTAQWNDDLHHAAHVLTTGEHDGYYADYADDPACRLARALAEGFIYQGQASAFRGGELRGEPSTQLPSTAFVSYLQTHDQVGNRAFGERIHAMGDPALVRAAFACVLLSPHVPMLFMGDEFAASSPFLYFCDFGPELASAVAEGRRAEFGGFAAFADEAARARIPDPNAEETFTASKLRWRERGTQPHFARLCEMQQLLEARHRMLVPHLAGARHAGTYRCENGVVQVQWELVSSTAGEPARRLHLLANFGAQAATQAAAPPGAQVYSSGAAADAAGLRLERGAVHATLEDVSGG, translated from the coding sequence ATGAAACGCGCTCATCGCATGCCCTTTGGGGCTACCGTCAACAGCAACAACGGCGGCGGCGTCGACTTTGCACTTTGGGCTCCTTCCGCGGACGGCATCACGCTGGTGCACACGCCTGCCGGCGGTGCGGACGCTTCGCACGCGATGCCGCGCAGCGAGGATGGATGGCACCGCCTGACGCTGCCGGATGCGCGCCATGGGGATAGCTACGCCTATCGGCTGGCGGATGGAACCACCATTCCCGACCCGGCATCGCGCTACAACCCGGACGACGTTCATGGCCCCAGCCGCATCGTCGACCCGCACCGCTTCGAATGGACCGACACCGACTGGCGCGGGCGCCCCTGGCACGAGGCGGTGGTCTACGAACTGCACGTGGGTACCTTTACGGAAGAGGGCACCTTCGAGGCTGCGCGCGAGCGGCTCGGTGAGCTTGCGGAACTGGGCATCACTGCCATCGAGCTCATGCCGCTGGCGGATTTTCCGGGCGCGCGCAACTGGGGCTATGACGGCGTGCTGCAATTTGCGCCCGACGCCAGCTACGGAACGCCGGACGATCTCAAGGCGCTGGTCAATGCCGCGCACGCACTCGGCCTGATGGTGCTGGTCGACGTGGTCTACAACCACTTCGGGCCCGAAGGCAACTACCTGCACGCGTGCTGCCCCGAATTCTTCAACGCGGCGGAGCGCACACCCTGGGGCGCCGCCATCAACTTCGACGGCGACAAGTCGCGCACCGTGCGCGACTTCTTCATGCACAACGCCTTGTACTGGGTGGAAGAGTTCCATATGGACGGCCTTCGCATGGATGCGATCCATGCCATTCGCGACTCGTCCGAAAAGCACATCGTCCAGGAAATCCGCGAGGCGCTGAACGCCGGCCCGGCGCGCGAGAGGCAGGTGCACCTGGTGCTGGAGAACGATGCCAACCTGGCCTCGCTGCTGGCACGCGACGGCGCCGGCCTGCCCGTTGCGGGCACCGCACAGTGGAACGACGACCTCCACCATGCGGCGCACGTGCTGACCACCGGCGAGCACGACGGCTACTACGCCGACTATGCCGACGACCCCGCGTGCCGCCTTGCGCGCGCGCTGGCCGAGGGTTTCATCTACCAGGGACAGGCATCGGCCTTCCGCGGCGGCGAGTTGCGCGGCGAACCCAGCACGCAGTTGCCATCGACCGCTTTCGTGTCCTACCTGCAGACCCACGACCAGGTCGGCAACCGCGCCTTCGGCGAACGCATCCATGCCATGGGCGACCCGGCGCTGGTACGCGCCGCGTTTGCCTGCGTGCTGCTCTCGCCGCACGTGCCCATGCTCTTCATGGGCGACGAATTCGCGGCGTCGTCGCCGTTCCTGTACTTCTGCGACTTTGGTCCCGAGCTGGCCTCTGCCGTGGCAGAAGGGCGGCGGGCCGAGTTCGGCGGCTTTGCGGCCTTTGCGGACGAAGCGGCCCGCGCGCGTATTCCCGACCCCAACGCCGAAGAGACCTTTACCGCCTCGAAGCTCCGGTGGCGCGAGCGCGGCACGCAACCGCACTTTGCACGGCTGTGCGAAATGCAGCAGTTGCTCGAGGCGCGCCACCGCATGCTGGTGCCGCACCTGGCTGGTGCCCGGCACGCTGGAACTTATCGCTGCGAAAACGGCGTGGTCCAGGTGCAGTGGGAGCTGGTGAGCTCCACGGCCGGCGAGCCGGCCAGGCGCCTTCACCTGCTGGCCAACTTCGGTGCGCAGGCCGCCACGCAAGCCGCGGCGCCGCCCGGTGCGCAGGTCTACAGCTCAGGTGCTGCGGCAGATGCGGCGGGCCTGCGGCTTGAGCGCGGCGCGGTGCACGCGACGCTGGAGGACGTGTCCGGTGGCTGA
- a CDS encoding malto-oligosyltrehalose synthase has translation MADSTQWSPDALERLCRHYGISAAYFDAFGTQRHATPESLVALLAEFGVQAGAAAGDIAQQAMPPVLVVAAQAPHWSVHLPRQGHLAGRLRWHLRDEEGRLRDGEADAHALHDGGCILHLAEPLAPGYHWLRIDGLDGETMVVASPGRCYRPPAVRDGGRVWGPAVQLYALRSPRNWGIGDFGDLDALIDSMAGQGADVIGLNPLHALFPTDPQRASPYSPSSRQRLNVLYIDIEAVDDFAACEPARRRVESPEFQAKLAALRELPLVDHVGVAAAKFEVLELLFEHFRTHHLSLAGGADPAGKAFLEFVAGQGESLRRHALFEALQAHFAASDPQCWGWLVWPEAYRDIDSPEVREFADRHADRLQYHQYLQWLAERQLARAGARCEALGMGIGLYLDLAVSVDRGGSDAWGAQHCFAVGASIGAPPDEFNPAGQNWGLPPLRPDRLRANHYQPFVQMLRENMRHAGALRIDHVMGLMRLFWIPPGRTAHDGAYVRYAVDEMLAIVAVESHRHRCMVVGEDLGTVEDAMRDALARADVLSYRLLYFEKQQGGVFTPPAAYPPAALVAISTHDLATLAGWWSGHDLRLRLALGLFPDPGLFDRQLLDRAQERIRLMLAVREAGLLSHDEAAQALALATPSPQTMQAIHAFLAAAPSALMVFQLEDVAGEVEQANMPGTVDTHPNWRRKLASSVDALAASDAMQGLAGHLRAARPRRSASASAEPVPLMQARVPRATYRLQFHKGFSFDDAIRVLPYLAQLGVSHVYCSPIQRARAGSTHGYDVVAHAQINPELGGTEGFARFVEALQANGLGQLLDMVPNHMGVLGADNAWWMDVLENGPASLFAQYFDIDWQPLNQELTGKVLLPVLGGHYGEVLSGGDLVLHFEAAQGSFALRYFDHRFPLAPESYPVVLGRALPHLKDPVLAAELASLSAAFGHLPGRHAQAPSERTERVRDKELFKTRLAQLVQAHPALARAVLAAVAELNLASDSARDELHRLIEVQAYRLAYWRVAADEINYRRFFDINDLAAVRMERDEVFEATQSFALDLAAAGVVDGLRIDHPDGLYDPARYFRQLQEGYARRAGIVLPAPGPDGRPQRPLYVVAEKIAASEEEVPVEWHVHGTTGYRFANVANGVLVDTAAADALRQTWHRFTGDAQDFDAVARAGKHEVMRSALASELNVLSTELLRIARADRTTRDYTLNALRRALAGVAACMPVYRTYIVDAPSAQDAHFIDAATDAAERQSLDADRSIFAFVRRSLRGEAAEHATPALAERVRRFAVRFQQFSAPVAAKGVEDTAFYRYFPLSALNEVGGEPDQFGFDVEEFHSLSADRACHWPHTMLATSTHDNKRSEDVRNRIDVLSEMPDEWRDALTRWHALCRGGHEAAAPSRADEYLLYQTLLGTLPFGGLSAEAAPAYEQRVLQYMQKAARESKSHTRWTQPDAQYEEALEALVRKILSDRSQGGCLADIQRMADRLAWFGAWNGLTLTLLKYASPGVPDLYQGSELIDLSLVDPDNRRPVDYELRSQRLDQLQAMAGETDQPARVQSLAEAPHDGSAKLWFIWRMLSLRREHAELFRDGSYEGLAVEGPLARHVVAFARRHEGRTLVVIAGRLFAGIARGEAERGAPVLPEAAAWRGTRVVLPEGLGGARLTNVLTGEALVADGNVVPLEGAFCWMPWAAFIQIAEPSA, from the coding sequence GTGGCTGATTCGACCCAGTGGTCCCCCGATGCGCTGGAGCGCCTTTGCAGGCACTACGGCATCTCCGCCGCCTATTTCGACGCTTTCGGCACGCAGCGCCATGCGACGCCCGAAAGCCTTGTCGCATTGCTGGCCGAGTTCGGTGTGCAGGCGGGTGCCGCAGCGGGCGATATTGCGCAGCAGGCCATGCCGCCGGTGCTCGTTGTCGCAGCGCAGGCGCCGCACTGGAGCGTGCATCTGCCGCGGCAAGGCCATTTGGCGGGCAGGCTGCGCTGGCACTTGCGCGATGAAGAAGGCCGCCTTCGCGACGGTGAGGCCGATGCGCACGCACTGCACGACGGCGGCTGCATCCTGCACCTGGCGGAACCGCTTGCGCCCGGCTATCACTGGCTGCGAATCGATGGGCTGGACGGCGAGACCATGGTCGTCGCGTCACCCGGGCGCTGCTACCGGCCGCCGGCGGTGCGCGACGGTGGCCGTGTGTGGGGGCCGGCAGTGCAGCTGTATGCGCTGCGCTCGCCGCGCAACTGGGGCATCGGCGACTTTGGCGACCTGGACGCGCTGATCGACAGCATGGCCGGGCAGGGCGCCGATGTCATCGGGCTGAACCCGCTGCATGCGCTGTTCCCTACGGACCCGCAGCGCGCGAGCCCCTACAGCCCTTCGTCGCGGCAACGGCTCAACGTGCTGTACATCGACATCGAGGCGGTGGACGACTTTGCCGCGTGCGAGCCCGCGCGCCGCCGCGTGGAATCGCCCGAGTTCCAGGCGAAGCTGGCCGCACTGCGCGAGTTACCGCTGGTGGACCATGTGGGCGTGGCCGCTGCCAAGTTCGAAGTGCTGGAACTGCTTTTCGAGCACTTCAGAACGCACCACCTTTCGCTCGCCGGCGGTGCCGACCCGGCCGGCAAGGCCTTCCTGGAATTCGTTGCCGGGCAGGGCGAATCGCTCCGGCGCCACGCGTTGTTCGAAGCGCTGCAGGCCCACTTTGCGGCGTCAGACCCGCAATGCTGGGGTTGGCTCGTGTGGCCCGAGGCCTACCGCGACATCGACTCGCCCGAAGTGCGGGAGTTTGCGGATCGGCATGCGGACCGCCTGCAGTACCACCAATACCTGCAATGGCTGGCCGAACGCCAGCTTGCGCGTGCGGGTGCACGCTGCGAGGCGCTCGGCATGGGCATCGGCCTTTACCTCGACCTGGCGGTTTCGGTGGATCGCGGCGGCTCGGACGCATGGGGCGCGCAGCATTGCTTTGCGGTGGGCGCAAGCATCGGCGCGCCGCCGGACGAGTTCAACCCGGCCGGGCAGAACTGGGGGCTGCCGCCGCTGCGGCCGGACCGCCTGCGCGCCAATCACTACCAGCCCTTCGTGCAGATGCTGCGCGAGAACATGCGCCACGCTGGCGCGCTGCGAATCGACCACGTCATGGGGCTGATGCGCCTGTTCTGGATTCCACCGGGCCGCACCGCGCACGACGGCGCCTACGTGCGCTATGCGGTCGACGAGATGCTCGCCATCGTGGCTGTGGAAAGCCATCGCCATCGCTGCATGGTCGTGGGCGAAGACCTGGGCACGGTCGAAGACGCAATGCGCGATGCTCTCGCGCGGGCCGATGTGCTTTCTTACCGGCTCCTTTACTTCGAAAAGCAGCAGGGCGGCGTGTTCACGCCGCCCGCGGCATATCCACCGGCGGCACTGGTGGCCATCAGCACGCACGACCTTGCCACGCTCGCGGGCTGGTGGTCGGGACATGACCTCCGGCTCAGGCTGGCGCTGGGCCTTTTTCCGGACCCTGGGCTGTTCGACCGGCAACTGCTCGATCGGGCGCAGGAGCGAATCCGGCTGATGCTGGCGGTGCGCGAGGCGGGGCTGCTGTCGCACGACGAAGCCGCGCAGGCACTGGCGTTGGCAACACCCTCGCCGCAGACCATGCAAGCGATCCACGCGTTTCTGGCCGCTGCGCCGTCGGCGCTGATGGTGTTCCAGCTCGAAGACGTGGCCGGCGAGGTGGAACAGGCCAACATGCCCGGCACGGTCGACACGCATCCGAACTGGCGGCGCAAGCTCGCGTCGTCGGTGGATGCACTGGCCGCGAGCGACGCCATGCAGGGCCTGGCCGGGCATCTGCGCGCTGCGCGGCCTCGCCGAAGCGCAAGCGCAAGCGCGGAGCCGGTGCCGCTCATGCAAGCGCGCGTGCCGCGGGCCACCTATCGCCTGCAGTTCCACAAGGGCTTCAGCTTCGACGATGCCATCCGCGTGCTGCCCTACTTGGCGCAGCTCGGCGTGAGCCATGTCTATTGCTCGCCCATCCAGCGGGCCCGCGCGGGCAGCACCCACGGCTATGACGTGGTGGCCCATGCGCAGATCAATCCCGAACTGGGCGGCACCGAAGGTTTTGCGCGCTTTGTTGAAGCGCTGCAGGCCAACGGCCTGGGGCAGCTGCTCGACATGGTGCCCAATCACATGGGCGTGCTCGGCGCCGACAACGCCTGGTGGATGGACGTGCTCGAGAACGGCCCGGCCTCGCTATTCGCGCAGTATTTCGACATCGACTGGCAGCCGCTCAACCAAGAGCTGACCGGCAAGGTGCTGCTGCCGGTGCTCGGCGGCCACTACGGAGAGGTGCTCTCCGGCGGTGACCTGGTGCTGCATTTCGAAGCGGCGCAGGGCAGTTTTGCGCTGCGCTATTTCGACCACCGGTTTCCGCTTGCGCCCGAAAGCTATCCGGTGGTGCTGGGGCGTGCGCTGCCGCACCTGAAGGACCCGGTGCTTGCGGCGGAACTGGCCAGTCTCTCGGCCGCCTTCGGCCACCTGCCGGGCCGCCATGCGCAGGCGCCTTCAGAGCGCACCGAGCGCGTGCGCGACAAGGAGCTGTTCAAGACCCGGCTCGCGCAACTGGTGCAGGCGCATCCCGCGCTGGCGCGCGCCGTGCTTGCAGCGGTGGCCGAACTGAACCTGGCATCGGACAGCGCGCGCGACGAACTGCACCGGCTCATCGAGGTGCAGGCCTACCGGCTCGCGTACTGGCGCGTGGCGGCGGATGAAATCAACTACCGGCGCTTCTTCGACATCAACGACCTGGCGGCGGTGCGCATGGAGCGCGACGAAGTGTTCGAGGCCACGCAGTCCTTTGCGCTGGACCTGGCCGCTGCCGGCGTGGTGGACGGCCTGCGCATTGACCACCCCGACGGCCTGTACGACCCCGCGCGCTACTTCAGGCAACTGCAGGAAGGCTATGCGCGCCGCGCCGGCATCGTGCTGCCGGCCCCAGGGCCCGACGGCAGGCCCCAGCGCCCGCTGTATGTGGTGGCCGAGAAAATCGCCGCCTCTGAAGAAGAGGTGCCGGTTGAATGGCATGTGCACGGCACCACCGGCTACCGTTTTGCCAACGTGGCTAACGGCGTGCTGGTGGACACCGCCGCGGCCGACGCCTTGCGGCAAACCTGGCACCGCTTCACCGGCGATGCGCAAGATTTCGATGCAGTGGCCCGCGCAGGCAAGCACGAGGTCATGCGCAGCGCGCTCGCGTCGGAGCTGAACGTGCTCTCCACCGAGCTGCTGCGAATTGCACGCGCCGACCGCACCACGCGCGACTACACGCTCAACGCGCTGCGCCGCGCACTGGCCGGCGTGGCCGCATGCATGCCGGTGTACCGCACCTACATCGTCGATGCGCCATCCGCGCAAGACGCGCATTTCATCGATGCAGCCACCGACGCCGCCGAACGCCAGAGCCTCGATGCCGACCGTTCCATCTTCGCCTTTGTGCGCCGCTCCCTGCGCGGAGAGGCCGCTGAGCATGCGACCCCGGCACTGGCCGAGCGCGTGCGCCGGTTTGCTGTGCGCTTTCAGCAGTTCAGCGCACCCGTTGCGGCCAAGGGCGTGGAAGACACCGCGTTCTACCGCTACTTTCCGCTCAGCGCGCTGAACGAGGTGGGCGGCGAGCCCGATCAGTTCGGCTTCGATGTGGAAGAGTTTCATTCGCTCAGCGCCGACCGCGCGTGCCACTGGCCGCACACCATGCTGGCCACTTCCACGCACGACAACAAGCGCTCGGAAGATGTGCGCAACCGCATCGACGTGCTTTCGGAAATGCCGGACGAGTGGCGCGATGCGCTCACGCGCTGGCATGCGCTCTGCCGCGGCGGGCACGAGGCGGCTGCGCCTTCGCGCGCGGACGAATACCTGCTCTACCAGACCCTGCTCGGCACCTTGCCCTTCGGCGGACTCAGCGCCGAAGCCGCGCCTGCGTATGAACAGCGCGTGCTGCAGTACATGCAAAAGGCCGCGCGCGAATCCAAGTCGCACACGCGCTGGACCCAGCCCGATGCGCAGTACGAAGAGGCACTGGAGGCCTTGGTACGAAAGATTCTTTCCGATCGTTCGCAAGGCGGCTGCCTTGCCGACATCCAGCGCATGGCCGATCGCCTCGCGTGGTTCGGCGCGTGGAACGGCCTCACGCTGACGCTGCTGAAGTACGCCTCGCCGGGCGTGCCCGATCTGTATCAGGGCAGTGAACTCATCGACCTGAGTTTGGTCGACCCTGACAACCGTCGGCCGGTGGACTATGAGCTGCGCAGTCAGCGGCTCGATCAGCTTCAGGCGATGGCCGGCGAAACCGACCAGCCGGCGCGGGTGCAGTCGCTCGCCGAGGCGCCTCACGACGGAAGCGCGAAGCTCTGGTTCATCTGGCGGATGTTGTCGCTGCGACGCGAGCACGCGGAGCTTTTTCGCGACGGCAGCTATGAAGGGCTCGCGGTCGAAGGGCCGTTGGCCCGGCATGTGGTGGCCTTTGCGCGGAGGCATGAAGGGCGCACGTTGGTGGTGATTGCCGGGCGGTTGTTTGCTGGCATTGCGCGTGGTGAGGCGGAAAGGGGTGCGCCGGTGCTTCCTGAAGCGGCTGCGTGGCGGGGGACGAGGGTGGTGTTGCCTGAAGGGCTTGGGGGTGCGAGGCTAACGAATGTGCTTACTGGGGAAGCGCTCGTAGCGGACGGCAATGTCGTCCCGCTCGAAGGGGCGTTTTGTTGGATGCCGTGGGCCGCCTTCATCCAAATCGCGGAACCATCGGCGTGA